TAGAGCTCTGCAGAGATAAAGGCTAAACCAAAGTAGGTGGCTAATGAGTAGACAGATGTGGAGCTGCAGCGAGTCGACAGCAAGGCTAGGTAAGGGCTCAGGTGTGCTGACCCTTGTGGCCTCTGCAGTGTACAACAACAAGGGGCTGAGTAACCAGGAAGAGATGTCGGCTGCCTAGCCAGTGCTAGCCTAGGCTGGCAAGCACAGAGGTGAAAGTCAAAGGgtagctcaccagcagcagcagcaaatccaGCCAGTTCCAGGCACTTCTGAagtatttctttttcagtttgGTGATTTTTACAGCTTCCTGGGCGATAAATATAAAGGTGAAGAGGCCAAAGGAGATTTCACAAGAAGCCAGGAAGTAATCATAGTAAGTGATGTATCTGAGGAGCTTCACAGAGTAGAAGTGTGAAGAGGTGAGAGCACCCCCACTGGCAAGGAACTCTACCACCAGCCTGAGAATGGAAGGGGACAGGAGTTAGctatgctttaggttggaaggaacctcaaggagcatccagctccaatcccctgccataggcagggacacctcccactagaacaggttgctcaaggcctcatccagcctggccttgaacacctccagggaggttgtggagcacagaagcacccaatgtgatcaaagatcacattgggtgattctgtgctccacaacctccctgggcaacctgtgccagtgtctcaccaacctcactgcaaagaacttcttcctaatatccattttcaatcttccctctgccagctcaaacccattcctcctcatcctgtcattacaagattctgtcagtagtccctccccagccctcctggagcctccttcagacactagaaggccactataaggtctcctgaaagccttctcttctctaggctgcaaagccccaattctctcagcctgttctcagagcagagctgctgcagccctctcagcattttcatgaccctcctctggactggctccaacagttccatgtcctgcttgtgctgggagctccagaactgcacccaggactgcaggtggggtctgaggagagcagagccaaggggcagaatcccctcccttgccctgtgcccacactgcccttgctgcagcccagcacagggttgtgtctgggctgcactcaccctgcaggctcctgttgagcttttcatcaccccagaccccaaATCATCTCACACCTGGGGTTTTTAATATTAATGATTACAACATTAACAATACCTCAAACATCTGCTAGATCTTCAAGTGAAGGCTAAGTGCCCCATGGAAGAGTATCAGATAGTagggaaggctgaagggagaaagggaaggtaTTCCCTTCCTGGGATACCCAGGCTCTGGTATTTGCTTAGCAGTCCCAGAAGAGCAAATGATCACTCTACTCTgagtcttcctcctcccctgacAACAGGATAATAATTCAGCCTTCAGCCTTGCAAAAGCCTGTGAAATCCATTCCAACAGAGAGCAGCAACCAGCTGTTGTACTGACCAGATAGCAGCTATTAAAAACTAgagagggaggttgtggctctgctgcctgcactgagtTCCTGCATTTGTAATGAATTAGTGAGTCGCCAGCTGGTGCCTGAGAAACGTGGCTGCATAACCTGAGCTCAGCAGCCCTTCCCTGTGCACTGCTGGAAGCCTGGTGCCTCAGGAAACTGGATTTCACAGACAGCCAAGGTAAGAACTCACCTGATTACACAGAAGAGGTTTATGTTTGTGTTGTATGTTGAGAAGTCAATAAACACCACCCTGGTTCCCCTGGTGAGCCAGCTGTTCTGCCTGAGAAACTCCAGCTTCTTCAGGCTCCCCTGCTTTGACCTGGGTAGGGTGAACTTGTATCCTCCACTGCTGTAGAGAGCCACAGAGCCCCAGTACCAGagggaggaggctgagctgtATTTCCACCTGTCAGgaacaggaaaacaaagcagctcgGCTTAAGGAAACTGAAGTTGACTTTAACTTCCATTTCATACAGCTCTCGTTAGCTCCTCTTGTCTTCTTCACCCACAACTGACCACTGAAGCCTTTGTCTTAAGCACATGCGAAACAGAGCCTTAGACTATTCCCACTTCGTCTATTTAGCTGCTCAGTGCCCTCACAAGCCAGCCACGTGCTTGTGACTCTGCCTTTCACCCAGTTTATTGCCTTAGAGCCTTTGCAGACCAATGGAGCCTCTCTGGTTGGCATGGCTCATGTCAGCGtggcctgctcctgtgctccccgGCTGTGTTCAGTTAGTGCTAGGtgtgtggagcaggctgcttggCTCTGTTCCCACAGCATTTTAGCATGGCTCCAATTCATAAACGTGATGAATTGTCCTAACTGAgcatttctgcagagctgataGAGGAGACAGGCCCACCAACATGTGCTTTTGCTGCCTCCACttcttcctgtccctctgccatACGTTTGCCATGCCAAGCTCCCATCTAGAATGCTGGCACAAGCCCAGACTCACGCTTTACCTCCTTGGGAATGGGAGGAAACCAGCTAATTGCCTGAGTGGCTGCTACCCACTGCAGAAGGCTGGCATTAAGGACCTGCTGAGGTCTTCCAAAGCGTTTCTGTGCTGAGTTAGGACTCACTCTGGTGTGTTCCCTGGCCCGAAGTCTGTCCTGTCCTCAGCTCCGTAGCGGTAGTGGCTGTAGCAGCCCTTCACAGCAGCACGGAAATAGGGGTGGATGGAGCAGCTGTTGAGGTGGACCTTCAGCTGCCGGATCTGAGGCACTCCTACCAGCAGGTTCTCGTAGTAAGTGTGGCTGCTGTTGTGCTGGAAGGTTAATGTTATGTTGTTGTACCATTTGTCCCCGTAGAGTCCATCCAGAAGGGGTCCCTCTGCAAACTGCACAGACAGGTGAGGTTAAGAGACCCAGAAGCAGTTTTAAACACCACTGATATAGGAATCACAGGaacaggcaggctggcaaagcccctcaggagcaccaagtccaacctgtaagcctgctctacaagattcaccttaaaccatagccctaagcaccacatccaaaccaccctgaaacacatccagggtgggtgactccaccacctccctgagcagctcattccagtccctgaccactctctttgtgaaaagctttttcctaatgtccaatttaaagcttcagcctgaagaagaggaggctgaaggagaacttattgctctctacatctacctgaaaggagttggAGTAAGGCTGAGGTTGAACTCTTTTCCCATGTAACCAACAAatggacaaggagtaatggcctcaagctgccccaggggaggtttagattaggtattagggagatttttttttttactgaaagcATGGGCAGGtgttggaacagactgcccagggaggtgctgcagctcccatccctgcagctgttcaAAAACCAAGTAtatgtggcacttgaggacatggtCTAGTGCTCATGGAGATGTGGGGTAGAaggatggactcaatgatcatagaggtcttttctaaccttcaTGACTCTCTGATTACTTTTTAGCACAGAAATCTCCTCAGGGTTCTCAGGATTTTTATAGCTCCAGAGTCTAAGCTAGGATACAATTTCCACCTCTGTAAGAACAATATATtgacatcaggctgcccagagaggttgtgatatctccttctctggagcctttcaaaacttgcctggatgcattcctgtgtgaactaccctgggtgaacctgccttggcagggagcttggacttgatctctggagatcccttccaacctctgaagttctgtgactctgtgatctttctGCTAGGAGGCAATTctagtccctctgcagtgctatCAGAGACGTGTAATGAGACTACCCAGAGTAAGACTGCAGCATGTCTGTTTGGGGTGCCACTGCCAAACTCTGCTGTGTTCTAAACAAAGATGTTTCAACACAAGCATTGTACCTTGCCTGAACACTATCTGCTGGCTATCTGCAGATCTGGTGTGGGCTCTATTTCTGCCTATGTTTTCACTCATCTGTATCTAAATGAATAAGTGTTTataatcaggagcagtgtggccagcaggacaagggaggttattctgcccctgtgctcagcactgctcagaccacaccttcaatgctgtgtccagttctgagcctctccatttcagaaagatgttgaagtactggaatgtgcccagagaaggacagcaaggctggggaggggcctggagcacagccctgtgaggagaggctgaggcagctgggggggtgcagcctgcagaagaggaggctcagggcagagctcattgctgtctgcagctccctgaagggaggctgtagccaggtggggttgggctcttctgccaggcaagcagcaacagaacaaggggacagagtctcaagttgtgccaggggaggtctaggctggatgttaggaggaagttgttgtcagagagagtgattggcattggaatgggctgcccagggaggtggtggaattgctgtggcaggaggtgttgaagcagagcctgaatgaggcacttagtgccatggtctggttgattggccagggctgggtgctaggttgggctggatgagcttggaagtctcttccaacctgcttgattctgtgagtctgttttTTGAAGGTGAGGCCAAATCCCCCATTTTTTCCCTGGATTAACACTCTTGTTCTCCAAGAAAACATCTCTGCAAAGAAAGCCTTACCTTCCAGAAATCATCTCTGCTCTTAATGCTCCTGAAAGCAATCCTGCTGTCCTCAGAGGAAGAGGCCTCCACGAAGACCTGGGACATGACCTTGTGCAGGTAGTACCTGTCGGAGCTCACCATGCCAAGCGTCACTGCAACGaaggggcagagaggagattcttcTCAAGCTGAAACTGGGGCATACTCTCATGCCTCTATGCTCCAGCTGTAAGTCATgctgccagggaagggcagTGGGGGCAATTTGGAGTGAAGTGACactgctgggtgcctgacagGTGGTGCAAGGggtggtgatggtttgggagtcacCCACCACCCTAATCTTAGGAGATCACCTagcctagactcagctggctggcagtCAGGGAATGAAGCTctacattcacagcttagcacaatgtatgagcaggtagttacaatgtattacaaatatatacagctatagatagatagatatgcaagttagaaataatacagaaccacaacagccctcccagaaatcagagtccccaggaggggctcccaaccacccttccaccttctccccacccctctaccttatcccagagtctgccttacatgcaaggtgagtttggaggatcagcaaggggggttagaagcagaaggattagttgggttacacagatccaagcagaagagaaacacaCTCTGACAGAtagacactgtcttatctatgtttgtgtccttttatccacctcagcaagcctatgagtgcagcagacagcagcagtgtttccttttcacagcctagcatctaattcttttcATTAAAGTAGTCCAGTTAGCCTCCAACTAGCCCAGGGCTGTatgctggcagaggggcaggtggCGCACAGCTAagtgctggcagaggggcaggttgcacagagctaagtgctggcagaggggcaggtggCGCACAGCTAagtgctggcagaggggcaggttgcacagagctaagtgctggcagaggggcaggtggCGCACAGCTAagtgctggcagaggggcaggttgcacagagctaagcgctggcagaggggcaggttgcacagagctaagcgctggcagaggggcaggttgcacagagctaagtgctggcagaggggcaggttgcacagagctaagtgctggcagaggggcaggttgcacagagctaagtgctggcagaggggcaggttgcacagagctaagtgctggcagaggggcaggttgcacagagctaagtgctggcagaggggcaggttgcacagagctaagtgctggcacaggggtaggttgcacagagctaagtgctggcagaggggcaggttgcacagagctaagcgctggcagaggggcaggttgcacagagctaagcgctggcagaggggcaggttgcacagagctaagtgctggcagaggggcaggttgcacagagctaagtgctggcacaggggtaggttgcacagagctaagcgctggcagaggggcaggttgcacagagctaagcgctggcagaggggcaggttgcacagagctaagcgctggcagaggggcaggttgcacagagctaagcgctggcagaggggcaggttgcacagagctaagtgctggcagaggggcaggttgcacagagctaagtgctggcagaggggcaggttgcacagagctaagggctggcagaggggcaggttgcacagagctaagtgctggcagaggggcaggttgcacagagctaagtgctggcagaggggcaggttgcacagagctaagtgctggcacaggggtaggttgcacagagctaagcgctggcagaggggcaggttgcacagagctaagcgctggcagaggggcaggttgcacagagctaagtgctggcacaggggtaggttgcacagagctaagcgctggcagaggggcaggttgcacagagctaagcgctggcagaggggcaggttgcacagagctaagtgctggcagaggggcaggttgcacagagctaagtgctggcagaggggcaggttgcacagagctaagtgctggcagaggggcaggtggTGCAGAACTAagtgctggcagaggggcaggtggCGCAGGGCCGAGCGGCGGCACAGGGGCAGGTGGCGCAGGGCCGAGCGGCGGCACAGGGGCAGGTGGCGCAGCAGAAGTCGGCGGTGACTTACGCGTGCAGAGGGCTACCAGGAAGACGGCGTAGACGGCCAGTTCCCGATGGGTGCTCTGCGGCATCAGCTTCCTGATGGACCTGCCCCGGAGTTTCATGGCCCCTGCTCGGCAGAATACCAGCGAGGGCCGAGAGGAGTCAGAACATCAGCGCCTGCCGACGACCCTTGGCCGCCCTGGGGCCGAGGCCCGCTGGGCCGTGAGGCTGGGCCGTGGCGAGGGCAGGACGCGGATCCCGGCGAGGTGAGGAACGGGCCCGGGCTCTGCTCCGCTGCGCGGCTCGGATCCCAACGGGCGGCGGGGGCCGGTTCGGGCAGCCCGCGGACGGCTCGGGCTGGGCCGCGGGTCCGGGCTGCCCTCCCGCCCTGGCAGCTTGCTGTGCtgggggttgcaagggacctgcGGAGAGCCTCCACTCCGATGCCCGTGGTAgcgcagggtcacccagggcagacgGGCCAGGAGCACGTCCAGGCGGGGTTTGCTTCCAGAGGCACTCCACAGCCTCGCCGGGCAgcttgctgcagggctctgccacccgcAAGGGGAagggttttttcctttggaaCGTCCTGTGTTCCGGTTCGTGCCCGCTGCTCCCTGTCCCGTCGCTGGGCACTGTCGCTGGGCGGCTTTGTGTGGGTGCTGCTCCGCCGTCTTTCCCGCCCGGCCCCTCAGGGCCCCGCGGGGCTGCCGCAGCGCTGCCGGGCAGAGCTCTGCGCTTCCCCCTTGGCAGCCCTGCCTTCGAGGGGAGATTCAGCTGGAAATTGCAGCGTCTGGCTGCTTCCAGGCTAAATTCGTCCAGCTAGGAAATACCCTTCCTGCTGAGAAGCCTGCCGAGGGATGTGGGATCTGTTCATTTCAATGTGTATTAATGCAGACGCTGTGAGCTCAGGTGCTGCTGCGAGCTCaggtgctgctgaggcttcCAGGCCTTCCGAGAACTTGGGATGCTCCTGTGCCAGCTTTGGCCCTGCCACTTAGCACCCATGCCACATTCTTGCCAGGCATTACAGCGTCTTTATGTTCAAAGGAGTGGCTATCAGTCAGCATCCCATCAGTTCAAACCCGCGGGGAGCTAGTTCGGGGTATTTCCTTGCtggggaggctcagagcagaagtGTGGTGGTATTTTGTTGGGAGTTTGACAGTCAGTGTTACGCAGCTGACATCAAGGAGATGGATTTTGTGAGGGATGAGTGTGGTGTGAATCCAGGACCTCGTGTTTTCCATTCTGGACGATgctgaccagcagcagcagtgtttctGTGCACCCTGAGTTTGTAAGTCACTGGGTTAAGGCTGGTTCCACCCTCACGGAGTTTTCTGTAGTAAGCTCAGCTGATAAATCTTCACAGGCTAGGCCTGTGGGACTTCAGCAAGTAGTGGTTTGGGCTGCATGGTAGTTGTTACTACTTTGAGCAAGGTGGCTGTGAATAGCTTAGAGtcactcagggctggaaggggccacaaggagcagccagttccaacccccctgccgtgcccagggacaccctaccctagagcaggctgcccacagcctcagccagcctggccttgaacaactccagggatggagcctcaaccacctctctgggcagcccattccaggctctaaacacttgtactgaagaacttcctcctcatgtccaggctgaacttccccacctccagctttgctccattctctgtagtcctgtcactacctgaatagcagcaggcaaaccATTTGGGTGAGTCAAATCAACAGCTTGTTGAGGATCAACAGTTGAATAAATCCCAGCCACTCCTGAATTAAAGAGCAAAACCGTGGGAGCCTTAGCACTTTGTGTGCTACAGAGCAGCTTTTGGGTCCTGTGTGCAAGGAGGAAAAACTGATGCTGCCTCATTGATGGGTTTTAGTGTGAAGAGAGTGTCAGCATCTAGTTTATGCTGAATAGTTTTTAGCTGTCAGATGACAaatgaggaggcagaggagggcaccTGTGGCAGATTTAGCAGAGTAAAGATccatctctgccaggctgcagctgatgCCAGACATCCATGGGCTGGTTTTAACAGACCAAGAGTCACAGACAATGTTGGTTAATTAAAGTTTTATTTGCCTCTAATTTATTCTCTTAAAAACACTCTAGGCTATTTGGTTTTACTATTCAGATAGTAGAGACTTCTGATGCTATCAGGAGTGATATTAGAGAAGCAATACAAACAATCTACTTTAGCATGTAACCAAGCACAGGTGGAACTAAACCCACCCACCCCTGTAAGGACTAAACGAGCCTGTTTTCTTAGGCTTTGGAGTTAAAATACAATCCTCAGCAAATTGTTACAGTCACCAAACCACATAAATAAAGTCTAACATAGTAAAATGGGAACAGCTGGATGTGCCAAAGTACAAATATGTAGATAGGTATTTTGCTAATGACAGCAATCTCCAGTTAACTGCAGCTAGGGTGTAGTTGTCTCGTAGGTGTGagttttcctcttctgtttccAGTTAAAGTTCATCACTTTCATACAGTCCAGACTGCTCAGCCAAACGCTGGAACTCTCCCTCTGGTGAGAAAGCTTGTTTCACATCCAGTCCTCTTCCATTAAGTGCCAAATACTTGCTGAACGTTGGTCGAACTCGTAACTGCtttggggctggaactggcttgTTTGCATgtgctggaatcatagaatcatggaatggtttaggttggaagggacatcaaagctcagccagttccaaccccctgccataggcagggacacctcccaccagaacaggtcactcaaggcttcatccaacctggccttgaacacctccatgggcaacctgtgccagtgtctcaccaccctcactgcaaagagccctttcctaacatccagtttcaatctcccctctgccagtttaaaccctttccttttcatcctgtcattaaaagaccttgtcaatagtccctccccagccctcctgtatcccccttcaggtactggaaagccactgtaAGGtttcctgggagccttctcttctctaggctgaaaagccccaattcttgtagcctgtcctcatagcagaggagctccagctctccaggaagagagaaaaagcctCTTTCAGTGTCTTCTTAGGCTGTAGTAAAGCAACCCAATTGCTGTGGTAGAGCAACCCAATTGCTTTTTATCTGCAACACAAACCAGCAAACCCTCAGGAAGAATGTAACAGCTAAGCCTGTGTCTCAGCCATCAGGGATTTATAGTCATCCTGCTGCTTGGCATCAATCAAACGATGCCTCTGACCAGCACAGGGAGCAGATGTAAACATGCAAAGGACACATCTCAGTGTCTTGGCACTAACAAAAGAGGGTTTCTCAGGATAGTCCCTTTTTGTCTAGTTCAGTATCTTTGGGAAGAagccctcccagcagcctgagcttcaTTAGGTTACTCTTGAGGGTCTGCTCAGAATCCAAGCCCCAGTGGCAGTTTCAGTTGTGGTGGTGACGCAGTGATGTGGTACTTACTTGCAACCTCCAGCCTGGCGTGGCAGGTGGCCACCCCAGCTCCGTTGACAGCAGACACCGTGTACCAGCCAGCATCTTTCTTGTTTGCGTTGTGGATCAGGAGGCAAATCCTGCCAGTGTTGTCATGTAACAGGCTGAAAAATGAAGGTGTTTAGATGTAGGTGCTTGGAGGGAGAAGACACTGATATCAGAGAGTTGGTTTGCAGCGTGAGGAGCTGAGAAAGGCCTACAACAATTCTTGCAGGGCACTGCAAACTGTTTGAGACATAAACACTGCGTTTGCATTGCAGTCCACCAGTGATGCCCATCACGATGCCTTTCAGGGGGCATCACGGGGCTCCTGTAGCCCCATATAGCCTTGGAGCACGATGAGTGCATTGCATGTTCTTCCCCATGGGCCCTGTAACTGCTGCTAGAATTCAGAGTGCTATTGCCCAGAGCTTTTGATCTGTGTCCTCAGGACAAGACTGAGCATCACACCAGCGCACAGGCTGTCACCACGCGTCCAAAGTGAGGGGCAGATCTAACTTGGCAGCTTGCTGCTTTTCTAAACCAGCCAATTCCAGTCTGACTCAGCAGCCCCTGGTTGTTGCTTTCTACCACCCCAATGGCCAGCTCATGAGTAGGGTACCTTATTCGGTCTGTATTATATTGTACCATTTCGTTGTTTCTTTTCCAGTAAATCCGGGGTGTTGGGATGGCAGAAATCTGGcactccagcctggctgtgtctccttcAAACACCTTCTTACTTTGTGGCTTAAAGATGAAAGTTGGAGGCATGTGATGTTCTTTTGCTGTGTTAAAGACAAGGAGGAGTCACTGTGAGTATTGAACACCAATATCAGCCTGGGTTTTGAATGTTTCAGCATGGGCAGGTGTTTTTACTGCAACTCCCTAGCCTACAGGCAGTTCCCATGATAAGGGTGTAGCAGGCACAATGTACTACAGGAGGAAAGTCAATCAGCATATGCTGTCAATCCTGGGAAATTAGTAACTCCCGAATTTTGGACTCCCACTACATCTAAATATCCTACTAGAAGTGCTTTGAAGAAAGCCTCTTCCTTTTTGAGGAAGAGAGGGCTgacaggagacctcattgctgtctgcagctgcctgaagggacattgtggagaggctgctgctggtttcttacaggtagttggagacagaacaagggggaatggcctcaagctgaggctggcgaggtttaggttgaacataaggaaaaagtttttcacagagagagtggaatgagctgcccagggaggtggtggagtcactcagcctggatgtgcttaaaggtggtttggatgtggtgcttagggctatgtttcaaggtgaatcttgtagagcaggttggacttggtgctcctgaggggctttgccagcctgcctgtttctgacattctgtgaaatatggGATCCCACCTGGAGGTATTAAGGTAGTGTTGGAAAATGGAAGGTGCTTGCTAGTGTTTGAGCCTTAATATCTGGAGAGGTACCTCTGCTGCTTCATTGTTTTAAGTCCCAAACGCAGGGAGGAAGGCATGCCAAGCTGCTCCTTGCATGGCCAGGTAACCATCAGTGCTCTCAGCCTTACCAATCACTTCCACTTTGACTGCAAAAGACGCCTCTCCTGCGCGGTTGACAGCCACACACTCGTAGGTGCCTGCATCAGAGGATTTGACTGCTTCGAAAATGAAGGAGTGGAAGCCCTTTTCTGACACTATCATTTTATGGAACTGATCTTGGTGAACCATCCTGCCATTCTGATACCACATCACGTCTGGAGTCGGCAGCCCACTGACctgaaaggaggggaaagcagcAAAGAGTTAAACGGCTTTAAGCCAAtaaaaggccaatggcatcctggcctggctcaggagcagtgtggccagcaggaccagggaagt
The window above is part of the Pogoniulus pusillus isolate bPogPus1 chromosome 22, bPogPus1.pri, whole genome shotgun sequence genome. Proteins encoded here:
- the PKD2L2 gene encoding polycystin-2-like protein 2, which translates into the protein MKLRGRSIRKLMPQSTHRELAVYAVFLVALCTLTLGMVSSDRYYLHKVMSQVFVEASSSEDSRIAFRSIKSRDDFWKFAEGPLLDGLYGDKWYNNITLTFQHNSSHTYYENLLVGVPQIRQLKVHLNSCSIHPYFRAAVKGCYSHYRYGAEDRTDFGPGNTPEWKYSSASSLWYWGSVALYSSGGYKFTLPRSKQGSLKKLEFLRQNSWLTRGTRVVFIDFSTYNTNINLFCVIRLVVEFLASGGALTSSHFYSVKLLRYITYYDYFLASCEISFGLFTFIFIAQEAVKITKLKKKYFRSAWNWLDLLLLLVSVLAIAFNIYRTIEVSLLLKKLLSDPHTYPDIYFLAFCQVLYNTTIAVTLFLAWIKILKYVNLNKTMALLSCTLSHCAKGIFGFSIIFFIVFFAYAQLGYLLFGSQVEEFSTFQNCIFTQFQMVLGDFKFETIEAADRILGPFYFITFVFFVFFISLSMFLAIINNAYSAVKAEFEVMSSQGFQMKDFGQVSEHFCDFLIGFKIGGVLSYIT